From Micromonospora echinospora:
CGGCATGCGGAAGGCTCACGAGGCGGCGACGGTGCTCCGGTGGGCGTTGACGACCCAGGCGTCCGGCAGCCCGATCCATTCGTTGTCGCCCACCCGCACCACAGTGCCGTCCAGCTTCGGCAGCGTCGCCGGGTCGTCCATCGGGCACAGCACCCACAGGGCGCCCACGCCCCGCGCCGCGTCTGCCAGCTCGTGCAGCCCTGCCATCGCTCGGTAGCAGGCCAGCACCGCCGCGTCGTGCAGCAGCACCGGCCCGGCGTCGGCACGCAACTGGGCCCGCAGGCGCGGCAGGACGAGCCGCCACGCCTGCTCCACGTACTCGCCGAGCTTGATGGCGGCCCGCGAGTTCTCCGGCGCGTTGTCCGCGCCCACCACGGTCTCCCAGGTGGGTTTCGGCCGGGCGTCGACCAGGCCCCGCAGTTCCCGTACGAACTCGGCGGCCACGCTGACGGGCCGGGCGTCGAAGCGGCGGACCAGCTCGTCGCGGGCCGGCGCGGCGCGGTTGAGGCGTACCGTCAGGGCCCGGAACCCGCCCGCGGCCCGCGCGCCGGTCAGGCGTTCCTCAGCGCGCATCGCCTGGGCCAACTCCGGCGACTCGGCCGCCCACCGGCTCGGCAGGGCGCTCGCCGACGACTGCCGCTGGATGATCGACATCGATGACGAGCCGGTGCGGGGCGGCGGCGAGACATACCGGCCCCGGTCCCAGCGCAGCTCGAAGCCGGCCTCCACAAGCAGATGGCCCAGCTTCGGGTGCGGCGGCAGCGGGTCCAGCTCCGGGAAACGCGCCGTCACCCGCTGCTGCACCTGCTCGGGGCTCACGGCCCGCAGGTTGTCACTGCCCGGAGACACCACGCCGGCCTGGGCGATCCGCAGCGCGCGTACCGGGTCGAGGTCGCGCGGGTACAGCTCCAACCGTGTGGTGGCGGCGGCACGCTCCGACGCCACGGCGGCGAGCTGCACCCGCCGCCGCTCGTCGATGACGTCGGCGGCGCCGCCGGGAGCGGTCACCGTGGCGAGGGTGCGCATCACAGTGGCCGCACTGGGCAGCACCTCGCTGGCGGCGAGCCGGTCGGCGGCCTTGCCCAGCCCGTCGGCATAGTCCAGCAGGGCCGGAGCCGCCGGGGTGTCCGGGGCGTCGTCGTCACCGGCCTCCAACGCGACGAGCAGGCGGTCGCCGTGCGGGTGCGGCCGGCCGTCGATGTCGGCTCGGGCGTGCCGGCGCAGCAGGAGACGCGGTTCCTCCTCCAGCGCGTCGATCTCGACCGCGGCCCGCACGGCGGCCACCGCTATCGCCAGGCGCAGCGCGTGGCCGGTGCGGACCGAACCGCGGCTGGTCAGCAGCGCCGCCGCCAGCTCGGCGACGCCCATCACGCGGCCGCCGTCGCGCAGCAGCTCCACCACCTGGGTACGCACACTGCGCACCACCGGCAGGTCTTGCCAGCGCTTGCGCTGTTTGCCGAGGATCTGCGCGATGCGGCCGGGGGTCACACCGACGGCGGTGGCCACCAACGGCTGCTGCGGCCAGAGCGGCAGCGCGGACAGCGTGCCGGTGGCGTCGGGCAGGTTCAGCAGCAGCCGCGTCGCCTCGATCTCGGCGGTGTTGCGGCCGTTGGACGCGGGTACGAGCAGCGTCGCGATCGCGTCGAGACCGACACGAACCAGGTCGGCGCCGCCTCCGGTGGTCTCGGTAGCGGCCTCCGCACCGGCGGCCCGCCGCGCGGCCGGGGACGTCGGGATGGTCTCCCGCTCCCCCAGCCGGTTACGCCACTCCTTGACTCGCCGCTGCAGCTCCTTGCGCGTCTTCGCACCGAGGCCGGGAAGCGTGGCGAAGGTGTTGTTGCCCACCGCGAGCAGCTCGCCCACCGTGGTCGCCTCCACCCGGTGCGCGGCCGACACCGCCCGGGGGGTGAGCCCGGCGGCCTCCAGGACGGTCGCCCGGGTCGCCTTCGCCGCGGCTTCCTCACGAACCTGCTCGGCGAGCTGCTCGTCCGGCTCCTCGGTCTCCGTCTCCGGATGCTCGGAGCCCACCGGAGTGCTCGCGTCGGAGCGGCGGAACACCTGCTGCCAGGCGTCGCGCATGTCCTTGAGCGAGCCGAAGCGGCGACGGTGGTCGCGGTGCAGCGCCTGCTGGAAGAACTCGACCAGACCGTCGCGTACCGCCGGGTCGAACGCCTCGACCGCGAGCACCGGAGGACCCTCGGTCAGTTGCGGCTCGGTGCCCCCGTCGCCCCACACCGGCAGCTCACCGGAGGCCATCTCGTGCAGGGTGACCGCGAGGGCGTACCACTCGGCGTGCTTGTCGTAGACCTGCCGGTTCGCAGTGCCCAGGAACGGGTCCAGATAGCGGGGTGTGCCGGCGGACAACTCCTTGACCGAGACTCCGGCCAGGGAAAAGTCGAAGAGCACGAGCTGGCGGGTGCGGTTCGGCCGTACCCGGACGGCGATGTTGTCCGGCTTGATGTCCCGGTGGTAGACGCCCTCGCCCTCCAGGTAGTCAAGCGCGCCGAACAGGTAGTCGCTGTAGGTCTCCAGCTCGTCGACGGTGAGCCGGCCCTCGTCGCGGAGCTTACGGGCCAGCGTCAGCTCGCCGGCGTGCTCCAGCACCACCACCGTACGGTCGGCGATGCGCAGCGGCTCCGGCCGGGCCAGCCGGATCACCCGGGAATCGGTCAGCGGGCCGAGCACCTTCGCCTCGTGGGCGAGCCGGGCCGCCTTCTCGTCGGACAGGCCGACCTTGAGCACCTCGTCACGGCCCGTGCGCTCGTTGTGGGCGAGGAACGCCCGGCAGGTCGACCCGGTGCCCAACTGCTTGCGAATCGTCCACTCGCCGACCCGGTCGCCCCCGCGCGCCTCCAGCGGATCGGTCTCCTCCGGCTCCGGCTCGTCCCTGGGCGCGGGCGGGGCGGTCAGCTCGTTCTCGACCTCCTCCAGCATCTCCACGAAGTCGGCGACGGTGGTGAGGCGCTGCGCCGGCACCGGAGCGGTGGCCGCCTGGACCAGTTCGTCGGCGAACTCGCTTATCGCGTCGGTCGCCGACGAGGGGCGCAGGCCGTTGTCGCGGGCCAGCCGGGACAACAGCTCCTGGCGCTTCGCCGCCGGCGGCTGGCCGGTGAGAATCAGATAGGCCAGCGCGCCCAGCCCGAACACGTCCATCGCGATCGGGTCGGGTCGCGGCGCGCTCAGCTCAGGCGCGAGATACGCCTCCGCCGACAGCTCGATATGTGCGGCCGCGTGCGAGGAGAGGGTGACCGGATCGCCGCTGCTGCCCGCGTTGGTGTCCACCGCTCGGGTGGCGGCCTGCCAGTCACTGATATGAAGCTGAGGCGTCAGCCACGCCTCCTCCTCGCTGCCTCCGCGTCGCCGCCGGCCCGGCACGACCAGCACGCTGCGGGCAGAGAGCGCGCGGTGGTGCAGGTGGCGCCGGTGTGCGTACGCGATCGCGTCGGCGAGTTGGCGCACCATGGCCACCCGGGTCAGCGGGTCGAGCCGGTCGCCGTACTGCGCGACATAGTGGTCGAGGCGGACGGCGCGAGGATCGTGGCGGAAGATCAGCGCCGGTCCCGCCTCGTGCGACTCGAGCGAGTCGACCCGCACGATTCCCGGGTGGTTGATGCCGTGCAGCACTGTCATCTCACGCCGGGCCGCGCGCTCGATGCTGGCCCGGTCGGCCTGGACGGCGTTGCGTTCCACCAGGTAGATGCGGATCCGGCGGTGCTCGCGTTCCAGCTCGCGGTGCCGGGCGTGATGGTCCTGCCAGGTCGGGCCGAGGTCGTACGGCCGCGACTCCAGCTCCCATGCCCCGACCTGGTAGTGCTTGCGGCTACGCGCTATGCCCACGGCTTCGAGAAGACCGGGCAGGGCTGCGGAGACCTCCTTGCTGAGCCGTTGCCGCTCGTCCTGCGGGGGGCGTTGCAGAAGCGAGCCGATGGTGGGTAGCGACCCCGGCTGGTGTCCCGGGGCGGGCTCGGGACCGTAGACGTTGTGCAGGTGGTGCTCGGACAGCGCGATGTGCAGGCCGGGCTTGGACAGGAACACCGCCGCCTGGACGAACGGCACCCGGATCGGGGCGCCCGGACGGCGGCCGGCGGCGGCCTGGAGCAGACTCTTGAGCTTCTTGGCCTTCTGATCGGCCAGGTGCAGCGGGTTGTCGAAGGTCCGGGTGCGGCTCGGACTGGTCTGAATCCAGTTCGAGCCGCTGGACGTCAGCCGACCGGTCAGGCTCTTGATCTCGATCAGGTAGAGCCCGCCGGGGCCGGCCACCAGGAGATCCACCTCGTAGGGGTGCCCGGTCTGGGCGGTGAAGGTGAAGTTCGACCAGGCGCGGTAGGGCTCGGTGTCCGGCAGCAACGCCTGGACGTGCGCCAGCGCCTCCCGCTCGTGCGCGAACTGCGACGGGGTGATCGTCGTCCACCGGCCTTCCTGCATGCAGGAGATCCTAGGCCCCCAGCTGACCGACCTCGGCCTGCCGCTCGACGGCCACGTGGAGCCCGGCCCTGCCGGTCTTGAGGACACCCGATCAGTCCTGCGTGCCGGCGAACAGCGTCCAGGCGTCGATCTCGGTCGGGGCGAGGGGCCGCGCCGGCAGGTAGGACGCCAGGTCGCGGAAGTCCGCCACGGCGTTGTGCACGCACACCGCGAGCGAGAAGTGCAACAGTTCCCGCAGCGCCTGCGCGTCGGGCGCGGTGGCGTCGTCGAGCAGCGGACTGCGGACATCCAGCGCGAACACCACGTGGCAGGCGCTTTGGTCGGGCTTGACGACGCAGTAGTAGCGTCCCGCCTCGGCCAGCCGGTTGCGGATGTTCGCCCAGGCCATGGCCCCGGAGATGTCCGGCACGTCGGCACCGGCCGCGCAGGCCATCCGGAAGACCCAGCGGGCCGGGTCCTCCGGCGACACCGCGCCGTAGACCAGCACCAGGCCACCGCGGTGGAAGACGGCGAAGCCTTGCACGTCGGGGCTGAGGTGCAGGAAGTCCGGAGTCCAGACCCTGTCGTACTGCCGCTCGGCCAGGGACCGCACGTATGTCACGGTCTGGCCGGCGTCGTGGCGAGCGTCTACGCCCATGCGTTCTGGCCCTCCCCCGAAGGATCGCGGAGCCTCACGCTACGAAGCGCTTCGACAACAGATCAAGGCATGCCGATCGAGTTTGGATGGTCGGTCCCGTGAACGGGACCAAACCCGCCCGAGTCCCACGGATAGGACTACGGGACGGCTCGTCCGATCGGTCAACCGGCGGGGCGGAGCCGTCCGCGCGGCTGCGCGCGTACACCGGTCGCTGTTGTTAGCGTGGATCGCGGACCGCCAGGGCAGTCCGCCACCCCTCGCCCGACGGCCCGCGCGTCCCGGTGACGCCGCGGGACGCGGTGCCGCGATCCGGCATGGAGGGGGTGCGATGACCGCGGTGCCGGGGGATCCGGGGCCGGCCGACCAGCGGCCCGCGCCCGGCGACGGCTGGCGGCGGCGCTGGCGGGTACGGGCACGGGCGCTCGGCGACGCGGCGCGGCTGCGGACCCGGCGCTTCTGGGACGGCGCGCAGCCCACGCTGCGGCAGCTCTGGTGGACCGAGGAGCCGGAGACGCCCGTGACCACCGTCGACCGGCGCGCCCCGGAGCCGCTCGTGGTGCCGGCGCAGGGCCAGGTGTACGTGTTCCTGGTCCGGGCCACCTACACCTGGTCGTCGGAGACCGCCCGGCCGGAGCTGTTCGGCTGGTACGTCGACTACTTCCAGCAACAGGCCACGCAGCGGCTGCACCGGCTGGCTGTCCGGCACGCGGTCGAGGTGCCGCCGCACCGGCCGCGTGACCTGCACGCCGCGCTGACCGCCGCGCTCGCCGAGGACGATCCGCCGCCCTGGACGTACGCGCGGGGGGAGGTGACGTTCGCCTGCGAGCCGGACGTCACAGTGCATCTGGACGAGCGGGTACGCAGGCTGCTCCAGCCGTACTGGGAGCAGCGCATCGCGCTGGAGTGCGAGCGCGACCTGGCCCGCCGCCGCGCCGAGTTCGCCGACGAGCGCGACCGGCGCGACCGGCAGCCGGAGGCGACGGGCGCGAGGCCCGCGCCGCGAGCGCCGGACGCCAAGGACCTGTTCCCGTTGGAGCCGCTGCTCCCCCCGCCCGCGCCGCGCCCGGCCCCGGGTCAGCGACCGCGTCCCGGCGAGCCGCAGCCACCGGCGGTCTGACGCGGAAGTCCGCCGCGCCGCACGCGCGGACGGCGGTCAGCCCGCTACGGCGGCCTCCTCTGGGCGGGTCCGGCGGGCGGTCAGGTACGCGGCGAGGCCGGTGCCGTCCTCGCTGGCCAGGAACGCGCCACGCGCGTTGACCAGCGTCTCGTCGGCGTGAGTCAGGCAGCCCCACACCGTGTCGCCCCAGGAGTCGGCGAGCTTGACCTCGGCCGGGTCGGCGCAGGGCTCGCCGCGCGGTCCGCCGATCTGACAGTGGGCGGGCGCGCCGTCGCGCCGGGCGGCCACTGCGGCGGCCCGGCGGACGTGCGAGGGTCGGCCGTCCGGCTCGGCCTGCGGGGCCGGGGCGGGCCGGACCGGCGACCGGGTGAACAGGACCGTGTTGCCGTCGGGGTCGATGGTCCGGCACTCGCCACCGGGCACCTGGTCGACCGGGTGACCGGCCGCGACGAGGCGGTCGGTGGTCGCGGCGACGTCGTCGACGTGGAGGTAGAGCGCGGCCGGCACCGCTGTGGCCTCGACGAGCAGCAGTGTCAGCTCGCCGCAGCGCAGATGGAACCGCCCGTCCCCACCGGGCTGCCCGGTGTAGCCGAACAGCGCGTAGAACCTCCCGGCCGCGTCGGCGTCGCCGACGTACAGCACCGGCATCTGAGCCTGCACCCCACTGCGCACCGCGACACTCTACCTATCTGCGAGCCATAAATCACGTCTCGCAGATCGGGTTTCGGCCGGGCGGCCCACCGCCCGCGATCAGCAGCCGTTGGTGCTCTTCTGGTTGCGCTTCAGCCCGTCGGACCAGGTCACACCCTGGACGACGGCGACCACGACGCTGCCGTTGTGGATCTGCTCGTAGTGCAGGTGCGGGCTGAGGTCGTACTTCGCCGACGTCGCGCCGACCCGGCCGATGACGTCGCCGCGCTTCACCGTGTCACCAGTGGCCACCGCGCGGGACTTGAGGTGGGCGTACCGGGTGCGCCAGCCGTCGCCGTGCCCGATGACGATGGTGTTGCCGTAGCCGGAAGTGGTGGAGTAGTACGACTCCAGCACGGTGCCGGCGGCGCTGGCGACCGTCCGGCGGTTGAGGTCGTCGGGGCTGCCGTTGGCGTCATAGTGGTTCCAGTCGATGGCGTGGGCCGGGCTGTGCCCGTTCCAGTTGTTGCCCTGCCAGGTCTGGCCGCACAGGAACGGCATCCGGAAGCCCGGCCGGGCGGCCTGCGCGGGCTGCACGCCGAGCATGGCACCGGCCACGACGGCGACAGTGAGCATCGCGGGCACGCGCATCCGGGCAGCGGTGAACGTCAGGGACATCGCCTCTCCTCTTCATCGACAACGATGTAGATCGATGCTAGGGCCGCCGCCCGGACGGGTAAATAGCTACACAGATGAATGTCAGGGCAAAAGTTTTCTACATCTCCGTCGACCGCCGGCGGTGGCCGGGCCGGGCGCGCGTACGTCAGCCGACCAGGGCGGCGTAGCGGCCGCGCCGGTCCAGCAGCGCGTCGTGGGTGCCGGACTCGACGATCCGGCCGTGGTCGAGCACGGCGATGCGGTCGGCGTCGCGGACCGTGGAGAGCCGGTGCGCGATGGTCACCACCGTGCGGCCCCGGGCCAGCTCGTCCAGGGCCCGCTGGACCGCGCGCTCGGTCTCGGTGTCCAGCGCGCTCGTCGCCTCGTCCAGCACCAGGATGCGCGGGTCGCGCAGCAGGGTCCGGGCGATCGCCAGGCGCTGCTGCTCGCCACCGGAGAAGCGGTGGCCGCGCGAGCCGACCATGGTGTCGTACCCGTCGGGCAGCGCGGCGATGAGGTCGTGGATGCGGGCGGCGCGGGTGGCGGCCTCGATGTCGGCGTCGGTGGCGTCCGGGCGGGCGTACCGCAGGTTGTCCCGCACGGTGCCGTGCAGCAGGTACGTCTCCTGGCTGACCACGCCCACGACGGCGGCCAGGTCGGCCGGGCGCAGGTCGCGCAGGTCGATCCCGTCGATGGTGATCCGGCCGGCGTCCGGGTCGTGCAGCCGGCTGATCAGCGCGGCGAGCGTGCTCTTGCCGGAGCCGGTCTCCCCCACCAGGGCGAGGCTGGTGCCGGCCGGGACGTCCAGGCTGACGCCCGCGAGGGCGGCGGTGTCGCTGCCCGGGTAGCTGAAGGTGACGTCCTCGACGCGCAGGTGGCCGCGGGCGGTGGCCGGGTCGAGCGGGACCGGGCGGGCCGGCTCGGCGACCTCGACGGGCAGGTCGAGGTATTCGAAGATGCGGGCGAACAGCGCGAGGGACGCGGTGAGCGTGACGCCCACGTTGAGCAGCCCCATCAGCGGCCGGAACAGGTTGCCCTGCAGGGCGGTGAACGCGACGAGCGTGCCGATGGTGAGCGTGCCGGCGGTGCCGGGCAGCCCGGCGCCGAGGTAGATCACGGCGGGGATGGCGGCGAAGACGATGCTCATGGCGGCCATCCGCCAGCGTCCGGCCAGCTCGGAGCGCAGTTCCAGGTCGACCAGGCGGGCCGAGGACGCGGTGAACCGGTCGACCAGGGCCGGGCCGGTGCCGAGGGTCTTGGCCAGCCGGACGCCGCTGACCGACAGCCCTTCCTCGATGGTCACGGTGAGGTCGGCCAGCTCGCGCTGGCGCTGGGCGGTGATCTCCCGGCGCAGCCGGGCGACGCGGCGGGTGAGCCAGAGCGCGGGCGGCAGCACGACCGCTGACACGAGGGTGAGCCGCCAGCTCAGCGCCAGCATGGCGATGGTGGTGGCGACCACGGTGGTGAGGTTGGCGGCGATCGAGGTGGCGGTGGAGGTGACGACCGCCTGCATGCCGCCGATGTCGTTGGTGATGCGCGACTGGACCTCGCCGGTGCGGGTGCGCACGAAGAAGCCGATCGACTGCCGCTGGAGGTGGGCGAAGACGTCGGCGCGCAGCCGGTGCATGACCTGCTGGCCGACGCGGGTGGAGATCCACGTCTGCGCGACGCCGAGCACGGAGGTGACAGCTGCCACCGCGACCATGCCCGCGACCAGCCAGGCCAGCAGCGTCAGGTCACGCTCGGGCAGGGCCCTGTCGATCACGGCACGCAGCAGGAACGGCGTGGCCATCGCGATGATCGAGGACGCCACGATGATCGCCACCACGGTGGCGAGCGGGCCGCGGTGGGCGGTGAACAGGCCGCCGATCCTGCGCAGGGACACGTCGCGGGCCTGGGCCTTCTCGGCCGGGGAGACGGTTCGGCCGTCGCGGCGGCCGTCGGGGATGCGATCCAAGGGTGCTCCTCATGTGGGGATAGTGCTGAGGTTACCTCAACATGAGGGAACAACACGAAAGCCTGTTACCGTATTCCCCGTGGACGGCAGCGACGAGAGCCTGGCCGAGACGTTCTGGGCGGTGACCCGCCGGCTGCGGCACCAGACCAAGCGCGCGCTTGCGCCGTGGGAGATCAGCCCCGGGCAGGCGCGGGCGCTCGGCGTGCTGATGCGCCACGGCGCACTGCGCCCCGGCGCGCTCGCCGAGCACCTGCGCATCGCGCCGCGCTCGGCCACCGAGGTGGTCGACGGATTGCAGGAACGCGGGCTGGTCGAACGCCGCCCCGACCCGGCCGACAGGCGGGCCACGCTCGTCGCGCCCACCGCCGAGGGCGAGCGGGTGGGCACCGCGATCCGGCAGGCACGGGCCACCGAGGCGGAACGGTTCTTCGGCGTGCTCTCGCCGGACGACCAGGCCGAGCTGGCCCGCATCCTGCGCCGCCTGCGCGAGGAGTAGATCTCCCGGCTTCCCCGATTTCACCCGTTCCGGGTGAGGCGACAGGCCCCGTAGCGGGGAATAGCGCCATCGGGAGGAGGGCCGATGGTCGACGCCACCGAAGAGTTCTTCCGGGGCCTGGGGCAACGCAGGCAGCGCGGCCTGACAGCGCTCCACGAGGGCACCGTCCGGTTCGACATCGCCGGTGACGGGTCGGTCGACCACTGGCTGGTCTCCATCGCGCGGGGCGAGGTCACCGCGGCACGGCAGGCCACCGGCGGGGACGCGGTCGTCCGGGCGGACCGGGCCGTCTTCGACCGGATCGCGCGGGGCGAGGCGTACTTCCTGACCACCGTCCTGCGCGGCGAGGCCGAGGTGGAGGGCAGCCCGCGGCTGTTCGCGACCGTACGCCGGCTGTTCCCCTCCCCGCCCGGCTCCCGCCCGGAACGACACCGGGGCGACGGCCATGGGTGACGAGCACGTCGGCATCTTCGACGGGACGATCTTCCTGGTCTGCGACCGGGCGGGCGACATCGTCCCGGCGGCCGACGGCACCCACGGCCTGTTCGCCCACGACACCCGCCTGCTGTCCCGGTGGCAGCTCACCATCGACGGCGAGCGGCTCAGCACGCTGTCCATCGACGACATCCAGTACTTCGAGAACCGGTTCTACCTGGTCCCGGGCGCTCAGGACGTCTACGTCAACAGCACGCTCGAGGTGCGCCGCACCCACAGGCTGAACAGCGGACTCCAGGAGGAGCTGCTCCTGGTCAACAACGACCGGCGAGCCGTCGACCTGACCGTACGGATCGAGGTGGACGCGGACTTCGCTGACCTCTTCGCGGTGAAGGAGGGCACGACGAACCGCGAGGGACGGCACTACCGGCGGGTCGACGGCCCGCGACTCGTCCTGGGATACCAGCGCGAACGCTACCGCCGCGAGACGATCGTGTCGGCGACGGCTCCGGCGGAGGTGGACGAGGGCGGCCTGACGCTGCGCGTGCACATCGAGCCGCACGGCCGGTGGCAGACCCGGCTGACCGCCGAGCCGGACCTCAGCCTGCCCCGGGGGCTGGAGCGGCTCAGCCTGCCCGGACGGGTCGGGGGCCACGCCCGCAACAAGCCCGCCGAGCTACGGGAGTGGCTGGACCGGGCACCGCGGCTGGAGACCAGCTGGGGACCGTTGCAGAACACCTACCGGCAGAGCCTCATCGACCTGGCCGCGCTGCGGTTCAGCCCGTTCCTCGCCGGGACCGGGTGCGTGCTGGCCGCCGGGCTGCCCTGGTTCATGAGCCTGTTCGGCCGCGACAGCATCCTCACCAGCCTCCAGGCGCTGCCGTTCGCACCCGAACTCGCCGCCACCACGCTCACCGTGCTCGCCTTCCGCCAGGGCAGCCGGATCGACGACTTCCGGGAGGAGGAGCCGGGCCGGATCCTGCACGAGATGCGCTACGGCGAGCTGACCGTCTTCGACGAGACACCACACAGCCCCTATTTCGGCAGCGCGGACGCCACTCCCCTGTTCCTCGTGCTGCTCGACGAGTACGAACGGTGGACCGGCGACGCCGCCCTCGTCCGCGCGGTGGAGCAGGAGGCGCGGGCGGCCGTCGACTGGATCGACCACTACGCCGACCGGGCCGGCAACGGGTACGTCTCCTACGAGCGGCGCAACCCGGTGAACGGCCTGGAGAACCAGTGCTGGAAGGACTCCTGGGACAGCATCTCCTACCGCGACGGCCGGCTGCCGGGCTTCCCGCGCGCCACCTGCGAACTCCAGGGGTACGCGTACGACGCGAAGGTGCGCACCGCCCGGCTGGCCCGCGAGATCTGGCACGACCCGGCGTACGCGGACCGGCTGGAGCGGGACGCCGCCGAACTCAAGCGCCGCTTCAACCACGACTTCTGGATCGACGACGGCGAGTACATGGCGCTGGCGCTCGACGGCGACGGCAGCAAGGTGGACGCCCTGTCGTCGAACATCGGCCACCTGCTGTGGAGCGGCATCGTCGAAGAGCCGAAGGCCGAGGCCCTGGTGCGGCACCTGATGTCACCGGCGATGTTCAGCGGCTGGGGTGTCCGCACGCTGGCCGAGGGCGAGGCCCGCTACAACCCGGTGGGCTACCACGTCGGGACCATCTGGCCGTTCGACAACTCGTTCATCGCCTGGGGCCTGCGGCGCTACGGCTACGCCGACGAGGCGGCCC
This genomic window contains:
- the pglW gene encoding BREX system serine/threonine kinase PglW, which produces MQEGRWTTITPSQFAHEREALAHVQALLPDTEPYRAWSNFTFTAQTGHPYEVDLLVAGPGGLYLIEIKSLTGRLTSSGSNWIQTSPSRTRTFDNPLHLADQKAKKLKSLLQAAAGRRPGAPIRVPFVQAAVFLSKPGLHIALSEHHLHNVYGPEPAPGHQPGSLPTIGSLLQRPPQDERQRLSKEVSAALPGLLEAVGIARSRKHYQVGAWELESRPYDLGPTWQDHHARHRELEREHRRIRIYLVERNAVQADRASIERAARREMTVLHGINHPGIVRVDSLESHEAGPALIFRHDPRAVRLDHYVAQYGDRLDPLTRVAMVRQLADAIAYAHRRHLHHRALSARSVLVVPGRRRRGGSEEEAWLTPQLHISDWQAATRAVDTNAGSSGDPVTLSSHAAAHIELSAEAYLAPELSAPRPDPIAMDVFGLGALAYLILTGQPPAAKRQELLSRLARDNGLRPSSATDAISEFADELVQAATAPVPAQRLTTVADFVEMLEEVENELTAPPAPRDEPEPEETDPLEARGGDRVGEWTIRKQLGTGSTCRAFLAHNERTGRDEVLKVGLSDEKAARLAHEAKVLGPLTDSRVIRLARPEPLRIADRTVVVLEHAGELTLARKLRDEGRLTVDELETYSDYLFGALDYLEGEGVYHRDIKPDNIAVRVRPNRTRQLVLFDFSLAGVSVKELSAGTPRYLDPFLGTANRQVYDKHAEWYALAVTLHEMASGELPVWGDGGTEPQLTEGPPVLAVEAFDPAVRDGLVEFFQQALHRDHRRRFGSLKDMRDAWQQVFRRSDASTPVGSEHPETETEEPDEQLAEQVREEAAAKATRATVLEAAGLTPRAVSAAHRVEATTVGELLAVGNNTFATLPGLGAKTRKELQRRVKEWRNRLGERETIPTSPAARRAAGAEAATETTGGGADLVRVGLDAIATLLVPASNGRNTAEIEATRLLLNLPDATGTLSALPLWPQQPLVATAVGVTPGRIAQILGKQRKRWQDLPVVRSVRTQVVELLRDGGRVMGVAELAAALLTSRGSVRTGHALRLAIAVAAVRAAVEIDALEEEPRLLLRRHARADIDGRPHPHGDRLLVALEAGDDDAPDTPAAPALLDYADGLGKAADRLAASEVLPSAATVMRTLATVTAPGGAADVIDERRRVQLAAVASERAAATTRLELYPRDLDPVRALRIAQAGVVSPGSDNLRAVSPEQVQQRVTARFPELDPLPPHPKLGHLLVEAGFELRWDRGRYVSPPPRTGSSSMSIIQRQSSASALPSRWAAESPELAQAMRAEERLTGARAAGGFRALTVRLNRAAPARDELVRRFDARPVSVAAEFVRELRGLVDARPKPTWETVVGADNAPENSRAAIKLGEYVEQAWRLVLPRLRAQLRADAGPVLLHDAAVLACYRAMAGLHELADAARGVGALWVLCPMDDPATLPKLDGTVVRVGDNEWIGLPDAWVVNAHRSTVAAS
- a CDS encoding VOC family protein, with product MRSGVQAQMPVLYVGDADAAGRFYALFGYTGQPGGDGRFHLRCGELTLLLVEATAVPAALYLHVDDVAATTDRLVAAGHPVDQVPGGECRTIDPDGNTVLFTRSPVRPAPAPQAEPDGRPSHVRRAAAVAARRDGAPAHCQIGGPRGEPCADPAEVKLADSWGDTVWGCLTHADETLVNARGAFLASEDGTGLAAYLTARRTRPEEAAVAG
- a CDS encoding M23 family metallopeptidase, translated to MSLTFTAARMRVPAMLTVAVVAGAMLGVQPAQAARPGFRMPFLCGQTWQGNNWNGHSPAHAIDWNHYDANGSPDDLNRRTVASAAGTVLESYYSTTSGYGNTIVIGHGDGWRTRYAHLKSRAVATGDTVKRGDVIGRVGATSAKYDLSPHLHYEQIHNGSVVVAVVQGVTWSDGLKRNQKSTNGC
- a CDS encoding ABC transporter ATP-binding protein; translated protein: MDRIPDGRRDGRTVSPAEKAQARDVSLRRIGGLFTAHRGPLATVVAIIVASSIIAMATPFLLRAVIDRALPERDLTLLAWLVAGMVAVAAVTSVLGVAQTWISTRVGQQVMHRLRADVFAHLQRQSIGFFVRTRTGEVQSRITNDIGGMQAVVTSTATSIAANLTTVVATTIAMLALSWRLTLVSAVVLPPALWLTRRVARLRREITAQRQRELADLTVTIEEGLSVSGVRLAKTLGTGPALVDRFTASSARLVDLELRSELAGRWRMAAMSIVFAAIPAVIYLGAGLPGTAGTLTIGTLVAFTALQGNLFRPLMGLLNVGVTLTASLALFARIFEYLDLPVEVAEPARPVPLDPATARGHLRVEDVTFSYPGSDTAALAGVSLDVPAGTSLALVGETGSGKSTLAALISRLHDPDAGRITIDGIDLRDLRPADLAAVVGVVSQETYLLHGTVRDNLRYARPDATDADIEAATRAARIHDLIAALPDGYDTMVGSRGHRFSGGEQQRLAIARTLLRDPRILVLDEATSALDTETERAVQRALDELARGRTVVTIAHRLSTVRDADRIAVLDHGRIVESGTHDALLDRRGRYAALVG
- a CDS encoding MarR family winged helix-turn-helix transcriptional regulator, which encodes MDGSDESLAETFWAVTRRLRHQTKRALAPWEISPGQARALGVLMRHGALRPGALAEHLRIAPRSATEVVDGLQERGLVERRPDPADRRATLVAPTAEGERVGTAIRQARATEAERFFGVLSPDDQAELARILRRLREE
- a CDS encoding SCP2 sterol-binding domain-containing protein, coding for MVDATEEFFRGLGQRRQRGLTALHEGTVRFDIAGDGSVDHWLVSIARGEVTAARQATGGDAVVRADRAVFDRIARGEAYFLTTVLRGEAEVEGSPRLFATVRRLFPSPPGSRPERHRGDGHG
- a CDS encoding amylo-alpha-1,6-glucosidase: MGDEHVGIFDGTIFLVCDRAGDIVPAADGTHGLFAHDTRLLSRWQLTIDGERLSTLSIDDIQYFENRFYLVPGAQDVYVNSTLEVRRTHRLNSGLQEELLLVNNDRRAVDLTVRIEVDADFADLFAVKEGTTNREGRHYRRVDGPRLVLGYQRERYRRETIVSATAPAEVDEGGLTLRVHIEPHGRWQTRLTAEPDLSLPRGLERLSLPGRVGGHARNKPAELREWLDRAPRLETSWGPLQNTYRQSLIDLAALRFSPFLAGTGCVLAAGLPWFMSLFGRDSILTSLQALPFAPELAATTLTVLAFRQGSRIDDFREEEPGRILHEMRYGELTVFDETPHSPYFGSADATPLFLVLLDEYERWTGDAALVRAVEQEARAAVDWIDHYADRAGNGYVSYERRNPVNGLENQCWKDSWDSISYRDGRLPGFPRATCELQGYAYDAKVRTARLAREIWHDPAYADRLERDAAELKRRFNHDFWIDDGEYMALALDGDGSKVDALSSNIGHLLWSGIVEEPKAEALVRHLMSPAMFSGWGVRTLAEGEARYNPVGYHVGTIWPFDNSFIAWGLRRYGYADEAARIAAGILDAAAFYDGRLPEAFAGHARSETRYPIRYPTACSPQAWSAGAPLLLLRTMLGLRPVGDDLVARPALPASLDYVALLDVPGRWGRLDAFGRSTAAGGLSRYELAPQQLSAP